A stretch of the Vibrio aquimaris genome encodes the following:
- the eutC gene encoding ethanolamine ammonia-lyase subunit EutC produces the protein MANSPIQKGKVPLQVTDNPWQSLRQFTSARIALGRAGTSIPTHEMLAFQLDHARAKDAVHRTLNIEDLAQQLGTKENIKQYTPDLPMVVSSKVSNRFMYLQRPDLGRQLDEESWEKIQTYHDTNKANYDLSIVIADGLSSIAIQNHAAPVIDRLISLLCTDTEHHWTIAPITIVSQGRVACGDDVGECFKARITLILIGERPGLTSPDSMGLYITWQPVRGKQDSSRNCISNIRPEGLGYAEACQKAYYLLKESFKRQVSGVDLKDRSVSDKGQVLENHSSTNFLTSPKKQ, from the coding sequence ATGGCTAATAGCCCTATCCAAAAAGGTAAAGTACCACTACAAGTCACAGACAACCCTTGGCAATCATTGCGCCAATTTACTTCTGCTAGGATTGCACTGGGTCGAGCAGGAACTAGCATACCAACTCACGAAATGCTCGCATTTCAGCTTGATCACGCACGAGCAAAAGACGCAGTGCATAGGACACTGAATATAGAAGACTTGGCCCAACAACTTGGCACAAAAGAAAATATTAAGCAGTATACACCTGATTTACCCATGGTTGTAAGCAGTAAGGTTTCTAATCGATTCATGTATTTGCAGCGGCCCGACCTAGGTCGCCAACTCGATGAAGAGTCATGGGAAAAAATCCAAACCTACCACGACACAAATAAAGCTAACTACGACTTATCAATTGTAATCGCTGACGGCCTCTCATCTATCGCAATACAAAACCATGCGGCGCCTGTGATTGATCGATTAATCTCCCTTCTTTGTACAGACACTGAACACCATTGGACTATCGCACCAATAACTATTGTTAGCCAAGGCCGAGTTGCGTGTGGAGACGATGTTGGAGAGTGCTTTAAGGCAAGAATTACCTTAATTCTAATTGGTGAGCGCCCCGGTTTAACTTCTCCCGACAGCATGGGCCTTTATATTACTTGGCAACCTGTAAGAGGAAAACAAGATTCAAGCCGTAACTGTATCTCAAATATAAGGCCAGAGGGTCTCGGTTATGCAGAAGCCTGCCAGAAGGCCTATTACCTGCTAAAGGAGTCGTTCAAACGACAAGTATCGGGTGTCGATTTAAAAGACCGAAGCGTTTCTGATAAAGGTCAAGTGCTCGAAAACCATTCTTCAACCAACTTTTTAACTTCACCCAAAAAACAATGA
- the eat gene encoding ethanolamine permease, producing the protein MSDERQNYLAKRQLKRGSAGWILLAGLGVSYVISGDFAGWNFGIAQAGWGGFLIAALAMALMYFTLVLSLAEMSAAIPTAGGGYSFARQAMGPLGGYITGLSVLIEYALAPAAIVIFIGSAVNELIAIDGPIVYACFYSIFIAIHLSGIGQALKVMMVISALAVIAILLTAAVLIGQFDINNLFDIPPTTFEATRLLPMGWYGVWAALPFAMWLFLAVEGVPLAAEEAKNPAKDVPKGIIGAMVFLLFTATLVVFLLAGAVGAKVIGDSPVPLVDTLNISGYSSIATLVNLLGLAGLIASFFSIIYGYSRLVFALSRAGYLPKGLSLTNKNKVPAQALILPGILGFAVSLSGKGDLILAMAVVGATVSYALMSLSHILLRYKQPNLARPYKTPGGVVTPSIALFLSLVAMTGVYAFSPPAFFMTLGLYIIGIAYYLLYSRHNLVASTAAEEFEMLALAEQELETEFTN; encoded by the coding sequence ATGTCTGATGAACGTCAGAATTATCTTGCCAAGAGGCAGCTTAAACGAGGCTCTGCAGGATGGATCTTACTTGCAGGTTTAGGAGTTTCATATGTTATTTCTGGCGACTTTGCCGGTTGGAACTTTGGCATTGCACAGGCTGGCTGGGGAGGCTTCTTGATCGCTGCATTGGCTATGGCTTTGATGTATTTCACACTTGTCTTGTCCCTCGCTGAAATGTCAGCGGCAATACCAACAGCAGGTGGTGGCTATAGTTTTGCACGACAAGCCATGGGGCCACTTGGCGGGTATATAACCGGGCTCTCCGTATTAATTGAATATGCATTAGCACCAGCAGCAATAGTGATTTTTATCGGCTCCGCAGTCAACGAACTGATTGCTATCGATGGCCCCATTGTCTACGCTTGTTTCTACTCTATCTTTATTGCTATTCACCTTTCTGGTATTGGCCAAGCTCTTAAAGTCATGATGGTTATCAGCGCACTTGCTGTTATTGCAATTTTATTGACCGCAGCCGTTCTGATTGGACAATTTGACATCAACAATCTTTTTGACATTCCACCAACAACTTTTGAAGCAACACGATTATTGCCTATGGGGTGGTACGGAGTCTGGGCAGCTCTTCCATTCGCAATGTGGCTATTCTTGGCAGTTGAAGGAGTACCGCTTGCTGCCGAAGAGGCTAAGAATCCAGCAAAGGATGTTCCCAAAGGAATCATAGGCGCCATGGTGTTTTTGCTCTTCACAGCAACACTCGTTGTGTTTTTACTTGCCGGTGCAGTCGGTGCCAAAGTGATAGGTGATAGTCCAGTTCCTTTAGTCGATACGCTTAATATAAGTGGGTATTCATCTATTGCTACCCTAGTCAACTTACTCGGCCTTGCTGGACTAATCGCTTCTTTCTTCTCTATTATCTACGGTTATAGCCGCTTAGTCTTTGCCCTATCTAGAGCAGGTTACCTCCCCAAAGGCTTATCCTTGACCAATAAAAACAAAGTGCCTGCACAAGCATTAATACTGCCGGGGATTTTAGGATTTGCCGTCTCACTTTCAGGTAAAGGCGATCTTATCCTTGCGATGGCCGTAGTCGGCGCTACAGTGTCGTATGCCCTCATGTCATTAAGTCATATACTCCTGCGTTACAAGCAGCCAAATCTAGCACGTCCATATAAAACCCCAGGAGGCGTAGTGACACCAAGTATTGCTCTGTTTTTATCTTTGGTCGCAATGACGGGTGTCTATGCCTTTTCCCCGCCAGCTTTTTTCATGACACTAGGCCTATATATCATTGGCATAGCTTATTACTTGCTTTATAGCAGGCACAATCTTGTTGCTTCAACCGCAGCGGAAGAGTTTGAGATGCTCGCATTAGCAGAGCAAGAATTGGAGACTGAGTTCACTAACTAA
- a CDS encoding ethanolamine ammonia-lyase subunit EutB — MTSRYRWQQGDQIYQFRSLAELMAKATPERSGDTLAGVSADSETERVAAQMTLAELPLKAFLQQTVIPYEDDEVTRLIIDTHDMEAFDPISHLTVGDFRNWLLSEKADGDTLYKIRLGLTPEMVAAVSKIMRNQDLIAVSRKCHVKTAFRNTIGLPGKLSTRLQPNHPTDSLDGIAATIFDGLMYGNGDAVIGINPATDNVPQTIRLLGMLDEVIQHYQIPTQSCVLTHVTNTIEAIEKGAPVDLVFQSIGGTEGTNQAFGINLDILKEAHEAALSLNRGTVGSNCMYFETGQGTALSANAYFGVDQQTCEARAYAVARHFDPLLVNTVVGFIGPEYLFDGKQIIRAGLEDHFCAKMLGLPMGCDVCYTNHAYADQNDMDNLLTLLGVAGCSFIMGIPGSDDIMLNYQTTSFHDALYARKVLGLKPSPEFERWLIKMHIFDDIDNFVLTQGIAKPFSASIPTLSKDKTNG; from the coding sequence ATGACATCAAGGTATCGCTGGCAGCAAGGAGACCAGATATACCAATTCCGTTCTTTAGCTGAGTTAATGGCTAAAGCCACTCCAGAACGGTCAGGCGATACTTTAGCGGGTGTGAGTGCTGACTCAGAAACGGAGCGTGTTGCTGCGCAAATGACACTAGCAGAATTACCACTCAAAGCATTTCTACAGCAAACTGTCATCCCCTATGAAGACGATGAGGTAACACGCCTCATTATTGATACTCATGATATGGAAGCTTTTGACCCCATCTCTCATTTGACAGTGGGAGATTTTCGTAACTGGTTACTAAGCGAAAAAGCCGATGGCGATACACTCTATAAAATCCGTCTCGGATTAACACCAGAAATGGTCGCTGCAGTCAGTAAAATAATGCGCAATCAAGATCTTATAGCTGTCTCTCGAAAGTGCCATGTAAAAACGGCCTTTCGCAACACGATAGGTTTGCCCGGCAAACTATCAACTCGGTTACAGCCCAACCACCCAACAGACTCTCTAGATGGTATAGCTGCTACTATTTTTGATGGCTTGATGTATGGCAATGGTGACGCGGTAATAGGCATCAATCCAGCGACAGATAATGTTCCACAGACCATCAGGTTGCTAGGGATGCTGGATGAAGTAATTCAACACTATCAAATACCGACTCAATCATGTGTGCTTACCCATGTGACGAACACTATAGAAGCGATAGAGAAAGGAGCCCCGGTTGATCTTGTATTCCAGTCTATTGGTGGAACTGAAGGCACCAATCAAGCATTTGGAATTAACCTTGACATCCTTAAGGAAGCTCATGAAGCCGCTCTTTCTCTAAACCGTGGCACAGTAGGCAGTAACTGCATGTACTTTGAAACAGGTCAAGGGACAGCTTTATCCGCTAATGCCTACTTTGGTGTGGACCAGCAAACTTGTGAAGCGAGAGCATACGCCGTTGCAAGGCATTTTGATCCGCTTTTAGTGAATACCGTTGTCGGCTTTATTGGCCCCGAATACTTATTCGATGGAAAACAAATTATACGTGCAGGTTTAGAGGATCACTTTTGTGCCAAGATGCTCGGTCTTCCGATGGGGTGCGATGTTTGCTATACCAATCATGCCTACGCTGATCAGAACGATATGGATAACCTTCTGACATTACTTGGTGTCGCGGGTTGCTCTTTTATCATGGGAATACCAGGCTCTGACGACATCATGCTTAACTACCAGACAACGTCTTTTCATGATGCATTATACGCGAGGAAAGTTCTAGGCCTCAAGCCCTCCCCTGAATTCGAGCGATGGCTCATCAAAATGCACATTTTTGATGACATAGATAACTTTGTTTTAACCCAAGGTATAGCAAAGCCTTTTTCCGCCTCAATTCCTACGTTAAGTAAGGATAAGACCAATGGCTAA